From a region of the Rathayibacter sp. VKM Ac-2804 genome:
- a CDS encoding DUF4192 family protein, translating into MTSTASLPVRTLDPSAVLAAIPRLVGHPPQESVVLVPMRDGTPTGALRFDLAVGDPARTAQAWIGALGRFGRVERLVIVLYSRRGRTPSAVALVDALSSRADGIGLPVEVLVPSGSLRPVPLSSVPPAVATARHVTAGRLLPDIARGEALAVAAEVDALLDRHPRARLPEALAVDAESLLLRAESGRPWQPRSHALAVLIVCAQRSDWRERVLGLLARPDHVAETSVLELVARAAATAPATERSPLLVLLATLHWWSGLAPSAMILAREAVRLDPHDHHSRLLVAALDRGERWPSAVDGNRAA; encoded by the coding sequence ATGACATCCACTGCATCGCTTCCGGTCCGCACCCTCGATCCCAGCGCCGTGCTCGCGGCGATCCCGCGCCTCGTCGGCCACCCGCCGCAGGAGAGCGTCGTGCTCGTCCCGATGCGGGACGGGACGCCCACGGGAGCGCTCCGCTTCGACCTCGCCGTCGGTGATCCCGCACGAACCGCTCAGGCCTGGATCGGGGCGCTCGGGCGCTTCGGACGCGTCGAGCGCCTGGTGATCGTCCTCTACTCCCGCCGCGGACGCACTCCGTCCGCGGTCGCTCTCGTCGACGCGCTGAGCAGCCGGGCTGACGGCATCGGACTCCCCGTCGAGGTGCTCGTCCCCAGCGGTTCACTCCGACCGGTGCCGCTCAGCAGTGTCCCTCCGGCCGTCGCGACCGCCCGGCACGTCACCGCCGGCCGTCTCCTGCCCGACATCGCCCGAGGGGAGGCGCTGGCGGTCGCGGCGGAGGTCGACGCCCTCCTCGACCGGCACCCGCGCGCTCGTCTCCCCGAGGCCCTCGCCGTCGATGCCGAGTCGCTCCTGCTGCGTGCGGAGTCGGGACGCCCCTGGCAACCGCGGAGCCACGCCCTCGCCGTGCTCATCGTCTGCGCGCAGCGGAGCGACTGGCGAGAGCGGGTGCTCGGCCTTCTCGCTCGTCCCGACCACGTCGCCGAGACCTCCGTGCTCGAGCTCGTCGCCCGGGCGGCGGCCACGGCCCCGGCGACCGAGCGGAGTCCGCTGCTCGTCCTGCTCGCAACTCTGCACTGGTGGTCGGGGCTCGCTCCCTCGGCGATGATCCTGGCGCGCGAAGCGGTCCGCCTCGACCCGCACGATCACCACTCGCGGCTCCTCGTCGCAGCCCTCGACCGTGGTGAGCGGTGGCCGTCGGCCGTCGACGGGAATCGCGCCGCGTGA
- the yaaA gene encoding peroxide stress protein YaaA — MHVLLPPSETKRDGGSAAFRVEELSFPGLIERRLALRDALISLAGDREASARALKLGPRQLGEIERNAALPTAPAMPAVDRFDGVLFDALDAASLPAGSRDVLGRVVVVQSALWGPVRGLDGIPAYRLSHDSRIPGLPLKRWWAAEAGRELSALEGLVLDLRSESYAALGPLQPGEGRFFVRVRSRDASGQLRNLNHFNKQGKGRFVRALAEDGVETSSLEELARWAAGRGFELAPNAGSGELDLVVPSV; from the coding sequence GTGCACGTCCTGCTTCCCCCGTCCGAGACGAAGCGCGACGGCGGCTCCGCCGCGTTCCGGGTCGAGGAGCTGTCCTTCCCGGGCCTGATCGAGCGACGTCTCGCCCTGCGCGACGCGCTGATCTCACTCGCGGGTGATCGGGAGGCCTCCGCGCGGGCGCTGAAGCTCGGTCCGCGGCAGCTCGGCGAGATCGAGCGCAATGCCGCTCTGCCGACCGCACCGGCGATGCCCGCGGTGGATCGCTTCGACGGCGTGCTGTTCGACGCGCTCGACGCGGCCTCGCTCCCGGCCGGGTCGAGGGACGTCCTCGGCCGGGTCGTCGTGGTGCAGTCGGCGCTCTGGGGGCCGGTCCGCGGGCTCGACGGCATCCCCGCCTACCGGCTGTCGCACGACTCGCGGATCCCGGGCCTGCCGTTGAAGCGCTGGTGGGCGGCCGAGGCGGGTCGCGAGCTGTCGGCCCTCGAGGGCCTCGTCCTCGATCTGCGGAGCGAGTCGTACGCCGCGCTCGGGCCGCTGCAGCCGGGGGAGGGGCGCTTCTTCGTCCGGGTGCGGTCCCGCGACGCGTCGGGGCAGCTGCGGAACCTCAATCACTTCAACAAGCAGGGCAAGGGTCGCTTCGTCCGCGCGCTGGCGGAGGACGGCGTCGAGACCTCGTCGCTCGAGGAGCTCGCGCGCTGGGCGGCGGGCCGGGGCTTCGAGCTCGCTCCGAACGCCGGCAGCGGCGAGCTCGATCTCGTCGTGCCCTCGGTCTGA
- a CDS encoding FtsK/SpoIIIE domain-containing protein, whose amino-acid sequence MTIQRPGARLLPPTPPAVPPRPSFPWIAALAPVLTSLVLYALTSSPYTLALAALGPVVAVASFLDSRRLRRRTARREGERYARELTAYTAATALARAEELDALRRASPRPLDVLEHRVPVDARWRRAAAGLEIVLGQRPAAGEDSTDGGAPLPAALSSGIGVVGPPVLARALVRGLLVQVAELVAPDSLRIELPSGAGWNCLRALPHLRAVTAPLGLAVLQGDGVSDADAVVALAGSADELPKRCRCIVQVGGAGAASVVGRAGAGVLEPLVADYVSVEQARGYAESLAAAHGPGAEELPDTVLLSELGEPARLGGGGGLPVLLGKAADGPVEIDLVRDGPHAVIGGTTGSGKSELLIAWVVALAARYPPAAVTFLLADFKGGAGFGALRRLPHVTGVITDLDPEGAVRAFASIAAELRRREVLLAEHGVPDIARLPPGLLARLVILVDECAVVLERAPELHRTFADIAARGRSLGLHLVLCTQRPVGVVRDAVAANCGLRIALRVHDAADSRALIGSDAAARIPHRAAGRCVVSIGGQGRVVQAALAGEDDIATVLRRGGRDASVHRPWLDPLPARIPLPERGRPGRVALGLVDRPAEQRQDVVHLDRRSILVLGAAGSGRSGVLRTLAAQLEGARIVGPLDAEEAWEAVVADEGPGGLLLLDDLDLLLRRCGDDERRRLLDALQTALRSDGAPIVVTARRVTDGLAALRDAFDDVLLLRAAHRQEHQLLALHGEPYRGDLPAGGGWWRGERIQVFAPPPSPPARRRAAVPVVPTGERPFAVLTNRANALRARLADARIPAVLVGEAADVPPPPGAAILGTVVEWSAARGLLARLRAGAPVVLEVPAGEARVVLGPLPPAPLCVGERVLLEADGRLRRARWPDASAR is encoded by the coding sequence ATGACGATCCAGCGCCCCGGAGCGAGGCTCCTGCCGCCGACGCCGCCGGCCGTGCCGCCGCGCCCGTCCTTTCCGTGGATCGCGGCGCTGGCCCCGGTGCTGACGTCGCTCGTGCTGTACGCGCTGACATCGTCGCCGTACACGCTGGCTCTCGCCGCGCTCGGGCCGGTCGTCGCGGTCGCGTCCTTCCTCGACTCGCGCCGTCTCCGCCGCCGGACCGCGCGTCGAGAGGGCGAGCGCTACGCGCGGGAGCTCACCGCCTACACGGCCGCAACGGCGCTGGCGCGTGCGGAGGAGCTCGACGCACTGCGCCGCGCGTCGCCCCGTCCGCTCGACGTCCTCGAGCACCGGGTGCCGGTGGACGCCCGCTGGCGGCGCGCCGCCGCGGGGCTGGAGATCGTGCTCGGGCAGAGACCGGCAGCGGGGGAGGACTCCACGGACGGCGGGGCTCCGCTGCCGGCGGCGCTCTCCTCGGGGATCGGCGTCGTCGGACCGCCGGTCCTCGCCCGGGCGCTGGTGCGCGGGCTCCTGGTGCAGGTGGCCGAGCTCGTGGCACCGGACTCCCTCCGGATCGAGCTGCCGAGCGGAGCCGGGTGGAACTGCCTCCGCGCCCTGCCGCACCTCCGCGCGGTCACGGCGCCGCTGGGCCTCGCCGTTCTGCAGGGGGACGGAGTGAGCGATGCCGACGCGGTCGTCGCGCTGGCCGGCAGCGCGGACGAGCTGCCGAAGCGGTGCCGCTGCATCGTGCAGGTCGGCGGCGCGGGTGCCGCGAGTGTGGTCGGCCGGGCCGGAGCCGGCGTGCTGGAGCCGCTGGTCGCCGACTACGTCTCGGTCGAGCAGGCGCGCGGCTACGCCGAGTCCCTCGCCGCGGCCCACGGCCCGGGAGCGGAGGAGCTGCCGGACACCGTCCTGCTCTCCGAGCTCGGCGAGCCGGCTCGGCTCGGCGGCGGCGGAGGCCTTCCGGTGCTGCTCGGGAAGGCCGCGGACGGCCCGGTCGAGATCGATCTGGTCCGCGACGGACCGCACGCCGTCATCGGCGGGACGACGGGGAGCGGCAAGAGCGAGCTCCTGATCGCCTGGGTGGTGGCGCTGGCGGCTCGGTACCCGCCCGCCGCCGTGACGTTCCTGCTCGCGGACTTCAAGGGCGGCGCGGGGTTCGGGGCACTCCGGCGGCTCCCGCACGTCACGGGCGTGATCACCGATCTCGATCCCGAGGGAGCGGTCCGCGCCTTCGCCAGCATCGCGGCCGAGCTGCGCCGGCGCGAGGTGCTGCTCGCCGAGCACGGAGTCCCCGACATCGCCCGGCTGCCGCCCGGGCTGCTCGCGCGCCTGGTGATCCTCGTCGACGAGTGCGCGGTCGTGCTCGAGCGCGCTCCGGAGCTGCACCGCACCTTCGCCGACATCGCCGCGCGCGGGCGCTCGCTCGGCCTCCACCTCGTGCTCTGCACGCAGCGGCCCGTCGGCGTCGTCCGCGACGCGGTCGCGGCGAACTGCGGCCTGAGGATCGCGCTCCGGGTGCACGATGCGGCCGACTCGCGAGCGCTGATCGGCTCGGACGCCGCCGCCCGGATCCCGCACCGAGCGGCCGGCCGGTGCGTCGTCTCGATCGGCGGTCAGGGGAGAGTCGTCCAGGCGGCTCTCGCGGGGGAGGACGACATCGCCACGGTGCTCCGCAGGGGCGGCCGGGACGCCTCCGTCCACCGGCCCTGGCTCGATCCGCTGCCGGCCCGGATCCCGCTGCCGGAGCGTGGGCGACCGGGTCGCGTCGCGCTCGGGCTCGTGGACCGCCCCGCCGAGCAGCGGCAGGACGTCGTCCACCTCGATCGCCGCTCGATCCTCGTCCTCGGCGCGGCGGGCTCGGGCAGGAGCGGCGTGCTCCGGACGCTCGCGGCGCAGCTCGAGGGAGCCCGCATCGTCGGCCCGCTCGACGCGGAGGAGGCCTGGGAAGCGGTCGTCGCCGACGAAGGGCCGGGCGGTCTGCTTCTGCTCGACGACCTCGATCTCCTGCTCCGCCGCTGCGGCGACGACGAGCGCCGTCGGCTGCTCGACGCCCTGCAGACCGCGCTCCGCTCCGACGGCGCGCCGATCGTCGTCACGGCCCGCCGGGTGACCGACGGCCTGGCCGCGCTCCGAGACGCCTTCGACGACGTGCTCCTCCTGCGCGCCGCGCACCGCCAGGAGCACCAGCTGCTCGCGCTGCACGGGGAGCCGTACCGCGGCGACCTCCCGGCGGGCGGGGGGTGGTGGCGCGGCGAGCGGATCCAGGTCTTCGCGCCGCCGCCGTCGCCTCCCGCGCGTCGCCGTGCCGCCGTGCCGGTCGTGCCGACGGGAGAGCGGCCGTTCGCCGTCCTGACGAACCGTGCGAACGCGCTGCGGGCGAGGCTCGCCGACGCTCGGATCCCGGCCGTCCTCGTCGGAGAGGCCGCGGACGTGCCGCCCCCGCCAGGTGCCGCGATCCTCGGAACGGTCGTGGAGTGGTCGGCCGCCAGGGGACTCCTTGCGCGGCTCCGCGCGGGCGCCCCCGTCGTGCTCGAGGTGCCGGCGGGCGAGGCGCGGGTCGTCCTGGGGCCGCTCCCGCCGGCACCCCTCTGCGTCGGAGAGCGGGTCCTGCTGGAGGCGGACGGCCGCCTCCGCCGCGCGCGCTGGCCGGACGCGAGCGCACGCTGA
- a CDS encoding spermidine/putrescine ABC transporter substrate-binding protein: protein MTRPLPRDPVLREAIAVARSRERERRAMLSRRAVLGGLGLGVGALALAACAPVSRAAPTAAVDDSAADPRLVWDNWPAYLDEDDDGGYPTLMAFEEQTGISVTYNVAVDDNNSYYGKVKDQLALGQYIGADTVCLTEWMVSRLARRGYIQELDHANIPNIANLTPSLANPDFDPGRHRSLPFQAGFAGICWNKEKLPNGLASVDDLWDPALRGRVGVLSEMRDTIGLIMLAQGTDIAGAWGDDEYMNAIDVFRKQVDEGQIRNIKGNAYLNDLQNEDTLAAICWSGDITLINTEAGDKWEFALPDSGGTLWNDTFVVPMGSQRKANAEALMNYYYEPEVAAEVAAWVNYITPVDGAKDAMESIDPELAENQLIFPDEDTLAQSHIFRTLTADEEKDYQAEFQKVLLGI from the coding sequence ATGACCCGTCCTCTCCCGAGGGACCCCGTACTCCGCGAGGCCATCGCCGTCGCGCGCTCCCGAGAGCGGGAACGGCGGGCGATGCTCTCGCGGCGCGCCGTCCTCGGCGGTCTCGGTCTCGGGGTCGGAGCACTGGCGCTCGCCGCCTGCGCGCCGGTCTCGCGCGCCGCACCGACCGCCGCCGTCGACGACTCCGCCGCAGACCCCCGTCTCGTCTGGGACAACTGGCCCGCCTACCTCGACGAGGACGACGACGGCGGCTACCCGACGCTGATGGCGTTCGAGGAGCAGACCGGGATCTCCGTCACCTACAACGTCGCGGTCGACGACAACAACTCGTACTACGGCAAGGTGAAGGACCAGCTCGCCCTCGGCCAGTACATCGGCGCCGACACCGTCTGCCTGACGGAGTGGATGGTCTCCCGCCTGGCCCGTCGCGGCTACATCCAGGAGCTCGACCACGCGAACATCCCGAACATCGCGAATCTCACCCCGTCGCTCGCGAATCCGGACTTCGATCCGGGGCGCCACCGCTCGCTCCCGTTCCAGGCCGGCTTCGCCGGGATCTGCTGGAACAAGGAGAAGCTCCCCAACGGCCTCGCCAGCGTGGACGACCTCTGGGATCCGGCGCTGCGCGGGCGGGTCGGCGTGCTCAGCGAGATGCGCGACACGATCGGGCTGATCATGCTCGCCCAGGGCACCGACATCGCCGGGGCCTGGGGGGACGACGAGTACATGAACGCGATCGACGTCTTCCGGAAGCAGGTCGACGAGGGCCAGATCCGCAACATCAAGGGCAACGCGTACCTCAACGATCTGCAGAACGAGGACACCCTCGCCGCTATCTGCTGGTCGGGCGACATCACGCTGATCAACACCGAGGCCGGCGACAAGTGGGAGTTCGCGCTCCCCGACTCGGGCGGCACCCTGTGGAACGACACGTTCGTCGTGCCGATGGGCTCGCAGCGCAAGGCCAATGCCGAAGCGCTGATGAACTACTACTACGAGCCGGAGGTCGCCGCCGAGGTGGCCGCCTGGGTCAACTACATCACCCCCGTCGACGGAGCGAAGGACGCCATGGAGAGCATCGACCCGGAGCTGGCCGAGAACCAGCTGATCTTCCCCGACGAGGACACGCTCGCGCAGTCCCACATCTTCCGGACGCTCACCGCGGACGAGGAGAAGGACTATCAGGCCGAGTTCCAGAAAGTGCTGCTGGGCATCTGA
- a CDS encoding F0F1 ATP synthase subunit epsilon, giving the protein MAGTLKVSVVSANAEVWSGEAKQISARTVEGEIGILVGHEPMLAILASGEVRVTAADGSRITAQADDGFLSVENDVVTVVAREAALV; this is encoded by the coding sequence ATGGCCGGGACCCTGAAGGTCAGCGTCGTCTCCGCCAACGCGGAGGTCTGGTCGGGCGAGGCGAAGCAGATCTCCGCTCGCACGGTCGAGGGCGAGATCGGCATCCTGGTCGGTCACGAGCCGATGCTCGCGATCCTCGCCTCGGGCGAGGTGCGCGTCACGGCCGCCGACGGCAGCCGGATCACCGCCCAGGCGGACGACGGCTTCCTGTCCGTCGAGAACGACGTCGTCACCGTCGTTGCCCGCGAGGCCGCGCTGGTCTGA
- a CDS encoding DNA-3-methyladenine glycosylase I, with protein sequence MTADDGLITGADGTVRCAWSGDDVEYRRYHDEEWGVPLHGDRPLFEKICLEGFQAGLSWITILRKRPRFRELFHGFDLDAVAAMGADDVDRLMDDAGIIRSRPKILATIGNAQAALALRERDGEGALDRLVWSFEEDVPAGRVVRPGDVPASTPASLALSKALRKAGFRFVGPTTMYALLQSSGVVDDHLTGCFRARS encoded by the coding sequence ATGACCGCCGACGACGGGCTGATCACCGGCGCCGACGGCACCGTCCGCTGCGCCTGGAGCGGCGACGACGTCGAGTACCGCCGCTATCACGACGAGGAGTGGGGCGTGCCTCTGCACGGCGATCGCCCGCTCTTCGAGAAGATCTGCCTCGAGGGCTTCCAGGCAGGACTCTCCTGGATCACGATCCTCCGCAAGCGGCCGCGGTTCCGCGAGCTCTTCCACGGCTTCGACCTCGACGCCGTGGCGGCGATGGGCGCGGACGACGTCGACCGCCTGATGGACGACGCCGGCATCATCCGCAGCCGCCCCAAGATCCTCGCGACCATCGGCAACGCGCAAGCGGCCCTCGCACTGCGCGAGCGCGACGGTGAGGGCGCACTGGACCGCCTGGTCTGGTCGTTCGAGGAGGACGTGCCCGCCGGTCGCGTCGTCCGCCCCGGCGACGTCCCCGCGTCGACTCCGGCCTCTCTCGCGCTCTCGAAGGCCTTGCGGAAGGCCGGCTTCCGCTTCGTCGGTCCGACGACGATGTACGCCCTGCTCCAGTCCTCCGGCGTGGTCGACGACCACCTCACGGGCTGCTTCCGCGCCCGCTCCTGA
- a CDS encoding Lrp/AsnC family transcriptional regulator: protein MSPSRPPAQRPLQLDDVSKAIIEQLQADGRRSYAEIGKAVGLSEAAVRQRVQKLTESGVMQIVAVTDPMQLGFYRQAMIGVRVTGDTRVVADSLAAIPAVDYVVLTAGTFDILAEVVCENDDDLIALLNQEIRSLPGVLSTETFVYLKLHKQFYNWGTR from the coding sequence ATGAGCCCCTCCCGCCCTCCTGCACAGCGCCCGCTCCAGCTCGACGACGTCTCCAAGGCGATCATCGAGCAGCTGCAGGCCGACGGCCGGCGCTCGTACGCGGAGATCGGCAAGGCGGTCGGGCTGAGCGAGGCGGCGGTCCGGCAGCGGGTGCAGAAGCTGACCGAGTCGGGCGTGATGCAGATCGTCGCCGTGACGGACCCGATGCAGCTCGGCTTCTACCGGCAGGCGATGATCGGGGTCCGCGTGACGGGCGACACCCGGGTCGTCGCGGACAGCCTCGCGGCGATCCCGGCCGTCGACTACGTCGTGCTGACGGCGGGCACCTTCGACATCCTCGCCGAGGTCGTCTGCGAGAACGACGACGACCTGATCGCCCTGCTCAACCAGGAGATCCGCTCGCTCCCGGGGGTCCTCTCCACCGAGACCTTCGTCTATCTGAAACTCCACAAGCAGTTCTACAACTGGGGAACGCGGTAA
- a CDS encoding methylated-DNA--[protein]-cysteine S-methyltransferase → MRTTPLHVRRTVSPLGRIEVGSDGESIVSLAIENGGTLPHDHLPVGSLPVLDAAVDQLDAYFAGERRTFDLPLLLRGTPFQLEIWGALQGIGFGEITSYGALGQATGRLRSGRPIGGAVGANPIPLFVGCHRVLAGDGRITGFSAGEGIATKAWLLDHEGIPHR, encoded by the coding sequence ATGAGAACGACTCCCCTGCACGTGCGCCGCACCGTCAGCCCCCTCGGCCGGATCGAGGTCGGCAGCGACGGAGAGTCGATCGTCTCGCTCGCGATCGAGAACGGCGGAACGCTCCCGCACGACCACCTGCCCGTCGGCTCCCTCCCCGTCCTGGACGCCGCCGTCGACCAGCTCGACGCCTACTTCGCCGGCGAGCGGCGCACCTTCGACCTCCCGCTCCTCCTGCGCGGGACTCCGTTCCAGCTCGAGATCTGGGGAGCGCTGCAGGGCATCGGCTTCGGCGAGATCACCTCCTACGGCGCTCTGGGGCAGGCGACGGGCCGGCTCCGCTCCGGGCGCCCCATCGGCGGAGCGGTCGGCGCGAACCCGATCCCCCTCTTCGTCGGCTGCCACCGGGTGCTCGCCGGCGACGGCCGGATCACGGGCTTCAGCGCCGGGGAGGGGATCGCCACCAAGGCCTGGCTGCTCGATCACGAGGGGATCCCCCACCGATGA
- a CDS encoding protein phosphatase 2C domain-containing protein → MTQIGRSRASVTVPVSAWSSDTPSAVVTLGWAARTEVGLVRSANEDSYLAKTPIFAVADGMGGHAAGEVASDAVVSRLSLAATGATVGAEEIDRALREAVDDIARQSQTADGGTGTTVTGAALTVVGGEPYWSVFNIGDSRVYLCVQGALVQLTVDHSIVQELVDAGLITRDEADVHPHSNVITRAVGFHEPPVPDYRLVPVIAPSRLLVCSDGLTKELTDAGLEHVLSTAGTAQEAADELVEAALGNGGRDNVTVIVVDVLAVTGDGD, encoded by the coding sequence ATGACGCAGATCGGCCGCAGCCGAGCGTCGGTGACCGTCCCCGTCTCGGCCTGGTCCTCGGACACGCCCTCCGCAGTGGTCACGCTCGGCTGGGCGGCGCGCACCGAGGTGGGCCTCGTGCGCAGCGCCAACGAGGACAGCTACCTCGCGAAGACACCGATCTTCGCCGTCGCCGACGGGATGGGCGGTCATGCGGCCGGGGAGGTGGCCAGCGACGCCGTCGTGTCCCGGCTCTCGCTCGCCGCGACCGGTGCCACCGTCGGGGCGGAGGAGATCGACCGCGCGCTCCGCGAGGCCGTCGACGACATCGCCCGGCAGTCGCAGACCGCCGACGGAGGCACCGGCACCACCGTGACCGGCGCCGCGCTGACGGTCGTGGGCGGCGAGCCCTACTGGTCGGTCTTCAACATCGGCGACTCGCGCGTCTACCTCTGCGTCCAGGGGGCGCTGGTCCAGCTGACGGTCGACCACTCGATCGTCCAGGAGCTCGTGGACGCCGGGCTGATCACCCGGGACGAGGCGGACGTGCATCCGCACAGCAACGTGATCACCCGGGCGGTCGGCTTCCACGAGCCGCCCGTCCCGGACTACCGCCTGGTCCCCGTGATCGCCCCGTCGCGGCTGCTGGTCTGCTCCGACGGGCTGACGAAGGAGCTCACAGACGCGGGTCTCGAGCACGTGCTCTCGACCGCGGGAACCGCGCAGGAGGCGGCGGACGAGCTGGTCGAGGCGGCGCTCGGCAACGGCGGACGCGACAACGTGACGGTCATCGTCGTCGACGTGCTCGCCGTCACCGGCGACGGCGACTGA
- a CDS encoding aspartate aminotransferase family protein, which produces MTTETAFSSQGLASGDPVKGEDAPAGFDDAALQKKAKDHLWMHFTRQSVMDSGAGVPIITRGEGHHIWDSTGRKYFDGLSGLFVVNAGHGRRRLAEAAAKQASELSFFPLWSYATPSAIELADRLADHAPGDLNRVFFSTGGGEAVETAFKLAKHFWKLQGKPGKHKVVSRSVAYHGTPQGALAITGIPAMKSMFEPLVPGGFRVPNTNFYRAPQHGDDLEAFGVWAADRIEEMIEFEGPETVAAVFLEPVQNSGGCFPPPPGYFQRVREICDRHDVLLVSDEVICAFGRIGHMFACDEYGYVPDMITCAKGMTSGYSPIGATIVSDRIYEPFRHGEVSFPHGYTFGGHPVSAAVALENLDIFEEEKLNENVRENSPLFRSTLEKLLDLPIVGDVRGAGYFFGIELVKDKTTKETFDAEESERLLRGFLSKALFDAGLYCRADDRGDPVVQLAPPLTIGPKEFDEIEQILRSVLTEAWARL; this is translated from the coding sequence ATGACCACAGAGACAGCATTCTCGAGCCAGGGCCTCGCGTCCGGCGATCCGGTGAAGGGCGAGGACGCCCCGGCCGGATTCGACGACGCGGCGCTGCAGAAGAAGGCCAAGGACCACCTCTGGATGCACTTCACCCGGCAGTCGGTGATGGACTCCGGCGCCGGAGTGCCCATCATCACCCGCGGCGAGGGCCACCACATCTGGGACAGCACGGGCCGGAAGTACTTCGACGGGCTCTCCGGGCTCTTCGTCGTCAACGCGGGCCACGGCCGACGGCGGCTCGCGGAGGCGGCCGCCAAGCAGGCGTCCGAGCTCTCGTTCTTCCCGCTCTGGTCGTACGCCACGCCGTCGGCGATCGAGCTCGCCGACCGCCTCGCCGATCACGCCCCGGGCGACCTCAACCGCGTGTTCTTCTCCACCGGCGGCGGCGAGGCCGTCGAGACGGCCTTCAAGCTGGCCAAGCACTTCTGGAAGCTGCAGGGCAAGCCGGGCAAGCACAAGGTGGTCTCGCGCTCCGTGGCCTACCACGGCACCCCGCAGGGCGCACTGGCGATCACCGGCATCCCGGCGATGAAGTCGATGTTCGAGCCGCTCGTCCCCGGCGGCTTCCGCGTGCCGAACACCAACTTCTACCGCGCGCCGCAGCACGGCGACGACCTGGAGGCCTTCGGCGTCTGGGCGGCGGACCGCATCGAGGAGATGATCGAGTTCGAGGGTCCCGAGACGGTCGCCGCCGTCTTCCTCGAGCCGGTGCAGAACTCGGGCGGCTGCTTCCCCCCGCCGCCCGGCTACTTCCAGCGGGTGCGCGAGATCTGCGACCGGCACGACGTGCTCCTCGTCTCGGACGAGGTGATCTGCGCCTTCGGCCGGATCGGGCACATGTTCGCCTGCGACGAGTACGGCTACGTGCCGGACATGATCACCTGTGCGAAGGGTATGACCAGCGGGTACTCCCCCATCGGCGCGACCATCGTCAGCGACCGCATCTACGAGCCCTTCCGGCACGGCGAGGTCTCCTTCCCGCACGGCTACACCTTCGGCGGTCACCCCGTCTCGGCAGCGGTCGCGCTGGAGAACCTCGACATCTTCGAGGAGGAGAAGCTCAACGAGAACGTCCGCGAGAACTCGCCGCTGTTCCGCTCGACCCTCGAGAAGCTGCTCGACCTGCCCATCGTCGGCGACGTCCGCGGTGCGGGCTACTTCTTCGGGATCGAGCTGGTCAAGGACAAGACGACCAAGGAGACCTTCGATGCGGAGGAGTCCGAGCGCCTGCTCCGCGGCTTCCTCTCGAAGGCGCTGTTCGACGCCGGACTGTACTGCCGGGCGGACGACCGCGGCGACCCCGTCGTCCAGCTCGCCCCGCCCCTCACGATCGGACCGAAGGAGTTCGACGAGATCGAGCAGATCCTCCGCTCGGTCCTGACCGAGGCCTGGGCCCGCCTCTGA